The proteins below are encoded in one region of Kogia breviceps isolate mKogBre1 chromosome 8, mKogBre1 haplotype 1, whole genome shotgun sequence:
- the URM1 gene encoding ubiquitin-related modifier 1, giving the protein MAAPLSVEVEFGGGAELLFDGVRKHRVTLPGQEAPWDIRNLLVWIKKNLLKERPELFIQGDSVRPGILVLINDADWELLGELDYQVQDQDSILFLSTLHGG; this is encoded by the exons ATGGCAGCGCCCTTGTCAGTGGAGGTGGAGTTCGG AGGCGGTGCGGAGCTCCTGTTTGACGGTGTGAGGAAACATCGGGTCACCTTGCCTGGACAGGAGGCACCCT GGGACATCCGGAACCTCCTTGTCTGGATCAAGAAGAACTTGCTAAAAGAGCGGCCAGAGTTGTTCATCCAGGGAGACAGCGT GCGGCCAGGGATTCTGGTGCTGATTAACGATGCCGACTGGGAACTGCTG GGCGAGCTGGACTACCAGGTTCAGGACCAGGACAGCATCCTCTTCCTATCCACGCTGCACGGTGGCTAA